One window of the Chelonoidis abingdonii isolate Lonesome George chromosome 3, CheloAbing_2.0, whole genome shotgun sequence genome contains the following:
- the LOC116827389 gene encoding WD repeat and coiled-coil-containing protein-like — MELGKGKLLRTGLNALYQAIHPVHGIAWTDGKQVILTALHLHNGEPKFGDSSVIGQFEHVHGLYWGPYATDTTTLLAVQHKKHITIWQLNYNISQKHKLLVSQICETGEPFPVLPQGCVWHPKKEILAVLTTRDASVLHSVRRNNSRIKADIKGSGLIHCACWTKEGNRLVVAIGSALHSYIWDDAQKTLNACVFCPVFDVGGYICAVEATLDSQIAVATELPLDKICGLNSGIAFEVPADGETNSFPSPSTILCGDEEISIDVGGKSLDSEKSVPIVSVPSPSSAPVDLTHILSSKQRLSSSPLIHLKHKDYLTGSGQDSSHLILVTFERKVTTTRKVSIPGILVPDIMAFDHKTHTVSVASNTCNIILVYSLTSSHLPNIQQIQLEKSERPKGLCFLTDKLLLILVGKQKFTDPAFLPSSRSDKYVIRLMIKEIIFEEGSSASAGTSGNSSLNAFLNMPVKREPPEILYTEVHPLSSGLLIPGHAIIQSPSSRRKLIEEIKSPTYEQRLLSSVRDVEERKISVDIPSALETLDVEPINRSLALHGLRTPTAFSNRPASPKGQADVVPEISNSPKSNILLDEKEASYLSKNIEKLCGNFTEVQHHLSELTELLKSRKKFLPAYPSSQEPSFINITYQKQLSGSGVDERRAVILCDGKLRLSIVQQIFSLSLVEMQHGSTWIVLTTDSEGFVPLTFGSMQEITIRDASSKGYKTHSSKTLDIISSTEGYRPISSEILDITSSLEVLREHSSKSLDTSSSSEQSTSKT; from the exons ATGGAGCTGGGAAAAGGAAAACTTCTGAGAACTGGCCTTAATGCTTTGTATCAGGCAATCCACCCTGTGCATGGTATTGCCTGGACGGATGGGAAGCAGGTGATACTGACTGCTTTACACCTTCACAATGGAGAACCAAAGTTTGGTGACTCGAGTGTTATTGGTCAGTTTGAACATGTTCATGGACTTTACTGGGGCCCATATGCTACAGACACCACGACTCTGCTTGCTGTTCAGCATAAAAAGCACATCACTATTTGGCAGCTGAACTATAACATCTCACAAAAGCATAAACTCTTGGTTTCTCAGATCTGTGAAACTGGTGAGCCATTTCCAGTGCTTCCCCAGGGCTGTGTGTGGCATccaaagaaagagatcttggctgTGCTTACTACACGGGATGCCTCAGTCTTACACTCGGTTCGTCGCAACAACTCCAGAATTAAAGCTGATATAAAAGGTAGTGGTCTCATCCACTGCGCTTGTTGGACTAAGGAAGGCAATCGCTTAGTAGTTGCTATAGGCAGTGCCCTTCATTCCTATATATGGGATGATGCTCAGAAAACTTTAAATGCTTGTGTGTTTTGCCCCGTATTTGATGTGGGAGGCTACATCTGTGCTGTAGAAGCTACTTTGGATTCCCAAATTGCTGTTGCTACTGAGCTTCCGTTAGATAAGATCTGTGGCTTAAATTCAGGTATTGCATTTGAAGTCCCAGCTGATGGTGAAACAAATTCTTTTCCTTCACCGTCTACCATATTATGTGGTGATGAAGAAATCTCCATAGATGTGGGGGGGAAATCACTAGACTCAGAAAAATCTGTGCCCATTGTTTCAGTACCATCTCCTTCATCAGCTCCTGTGGATCTAACCCATATCCTTTCCAGCAAACAAAGACTTAGTTCCAGTCCTCTTATCCATCTTAAGCACAAGGACTACCTAACAGGAAGCGGCCAGGACTCTTCACACCTGATCTTGGTGACTTTTGAAAGAAAGGTTACCACTACCAGAAAAGTGAGCATCCCAGGCATTCTGGTCCCCGACATAATGGCTTTTGATCATAAAACTCATACTGTGTCAGTAGCCTCCAATACTTGTAACATTATTTTGGTCTATTCTTTGACTTCATCCCATTTACCCAATATTCAACAAATTCAGCTTGAGAAAAGTGAAAGACCAAAGGGCTTATGCTTCCTGACCGATAAATTGTTATTGATTTTAGTTGGAAAGCAGAAATTCACAGATCCTGCATTTCTGCCATCTTCAAGATCAGACAAGTATGTCATCCGTTTGATGATCAAAGAAATAATATTTGAAGAGGGTTCTTCAGCATCTGCAGGAACTAGTGGTAACTCCAGTTTGAATGCCTTTTTGAACATGCCTGTGAAAAGAGAGCCACCAGAAATTCTCTATACAGAAGTTCATCCTCTAAGCAGTGGACTCCTGATACCAGGTCATGCTATTATTCAGTCTCCTAGTAGCAGAAGAAAACTTATTGAAGAAATTAAAAGCCCTACTTATGAGCAACGGCTGTTGTCAAGTGTGAGAGACGTTGAAGAAAGAAAGATTTCCGTGGATATTCCTTCAGCTCTGGAAACTTTGGACGTTGAACCAATTAATCGATCCTTGGCCCTGCATGGGCTTAGAACACCTACTGCATTTTCTAACAGACCAGCATCTCCAAAAGGGCAGGCAGACGTAGTTCCAGAAATTTCAAATTCTCCTAAAAGTAACATTCTGCTAGATGAAAAAGAAGCAAGTTATTTATCTAAGAACATAGAAAAATTATGTGGCAATTTTACAGAAGTACAGCATCACCTTTCTGAGCTAACAGAACTTCTAAAATCCAGGAAGAAATTTCTTCCAGCATACCCATCTTCTCAGGAGCCCTCTTTTATTAACATCACTTATCAG AAGCAGCTTTCTGGAAGTGGGGTAGATGAAAGACGAGCTGTTATTCTGTGTGATGGTAAACTCCGTCTAAGTATAGTTCAGCagattttcagtctctctcttgttGAAATGCAACATG GTTCAACCTGGATTGTTCTCACAACTGACAGTGAAGGCTTTGTTCCATTAACATTCGGATCCATGCAGGAGATAACCATAAGAGATGCCAGTTCAAAAGGCTATAAGACCCATTCTTCCAAAACTTTGGATATCATCAGTTCTACAGAAGGGTATAGACCCATTTCTTCAGAAATTCTGGATATCACTAGTTCTTTGGAAGTCTTAAGAGAACATTCTTCTAAAAGTCTAGACACCAGCAGCTCTTCAGAACAGTCAACCAGTAAAACGTAA